The genomic stretch TCCCGTCGAGATGGGGGTGACGGGGTCCGAAGAGCCGGTTCTGACGCGGATTCGGAATGACCCCGACTATCGTCGACTGTTCCGCGAGTCGTTCTCGAAAACTGCCGATCCCGCAGTCGTCGATCTGGACCGGATCACCCGGGCGTTGGCGGCGTTCCAGCGAACCCTGATCTCGGGACGGTCGCCCTATGACGACTACCTGTTCTACGACAACCCTGAGTCCCTGACCGACAAGGCTCGACGCGGGATGAGGCTATTTTTTTCGCCGAGGCTCCGCTGCTCCGAGTGTCACGAAGGCCTGACGTTTTCCGGACCGGTGCGAACCGGCGAGGATGCTTCGCAGGTTGAACCCGTCTTTCACAACACGGGTCTGTACAACGTCGATGGCCGAGGGGGCTACCCCAAACGAGATCGCGGATTGTTGGACAGGACCGGGAACCCGGCTGATATGGGTCGATTCCGCGCGCCGACGCTGCGCAACATCGCCGTGACGGCCCCCTATATGCACGACGGTTCGATTCCGACGCTCGCCGCAGTGTTGGATCACTACGCGGCCGGGGGACGTCGGATCGACGAAGGGCCCAACGCGGGAGACGGCTCGAGGAATCCGTTGAAGGCTGCGCAGCTGACGGGATTCACCCTGAGCGAGGCAGAACGAGACGACGTCATCGCGTTTCTGGGCTCGTTGACCGACGAACGGTTTCTTAACGACCCGCGGTTCCTCGATCCTTTTGCCGAACCGTGAGATACCAGCGATCGGCGATGGGACGGAACACCCCGTACTCTTTCTCCCGGACGATCGTGCGGTTCGCCTCCAGGACGGCGTCGTCCGTCGTGTGGCGAGGCGGGGTCTCGCAATACGCGTACGCCATGTAGGTGCCGTATAGGTCGGTCAGGACGTAGCTGATGCAGGGGTCGCCGGTCGAGAAGCGTGTATCGGCGGCAGAGATACCCATGGCGTGGAGCCGTTGGCCGATCTGCTCCTTCTCCTCGGTCTCCTGCGGGCGTCTGGGCTCGTGGGCCTCGAACACCGCGAAGGCTTCCGGGTGCCGATCCCTGGCTTCCAGCATCAGGGCGTTGACCTGATCCAGCGGCTGGCGGATCTCAGCGAATCGTTCGATCAACTCGGATTCGGTGGGAAACTCCCGCCCGGCACTCATCCTCCAGAGGAAGACGAACGACACGATCAGCCCGGCAACGATCAGGGCGATAGCCAGGGTCAGACCGACCCGAGCTTGACGGGGCTGCATGTGCGTCTCCGCAGATATGGGGAACCGGTCGGGCATTATACCGCCGGAGGCGGGGGGAACCGCCCGGGAGGGCGTATCCTCTGGCCGTTCCGGGGATTCTTGTCGAGCCTGCTCGTTATCCGTCTCCCGATTGAAGCATCTATTTGGCATGGCCCCCGATTGACAGTACAAAGGATGCGGGTGGATGGGTGTGTCCGGGTCGGCGCACCAGACAGTCCATACACAGAGGGGCATGACCTTGTTGACGCGCCAACACCGGTCTGCGGTGATCTTCAGCCTGACCGTCGCAATTTGTTTGCTGTTACCGGTGTTCTCCTTCGCCGCCAAAGACGGAGACTCGCCCGCCGACTCTCTACGGGATCGGCAGATACGGGACCAGCGGCG from Acidobacteriota bacterium encodes the following:
- a CDS encoding di-heme enzyme, coding for MGRRESRDGDAERQPTYGATLELVSGRLIPTSILLALGLSCGHGFRVPQPVIPQPVTEGWQWNLPAGFPPPPVPTDNPMSAVKVELGRRLFHDPRLSGNGTLSCASCHRPEWAFTDGRAGAIGSTDEVHPRSAMSLANVAYNATLTWADETVVTLEQQAHIPLLNEDPVEMGVTGSEEPVLTRIRNDPDYRRLFRESFSKTADPAVVDLDRITRALAAFQRTLISGRSPYDDYLFYDNPESLTDKARRGMRLFFSPRLRCSECHEGLTFSGPVRTGEDASQVEPVFHNTGLYNVDGRGGYPKRDRGLLDRTGNPADMGRFRAPTLRNIAVTAPYMHDGSIPTLAAVLDHYAAGGRRIDEGPNAGDGSRNPLKAAQLTGFTLSEAERDDVIAFLGSLTDERFLNDPRFLDPFAEP